The following proteins are encoded in a genomic region of Neoarius graeffei isolate fNeoGra1 chromosome 6, fNeoGra1.pri, whole genome shotgun sequence:
- the dut gene encoding deoxyuridine 5'-triphosphate nucleotidohydrolase, mitochondrial, giving the protein MFSAGVRISARRLNHARYFCSRSHAAMPCSGVTDDASVSPVKRSRAEGRTGSGGSIVLKFAKLSAHATTPSRGSAKAAGFDLYSAYDYSIAPMDKVIVKTDIQIAVPAGCYGRVAPRSGLAVKHFIDVGAGVVDEDYRGNVGVVLFNFGKETFEVKKGDRVAQLVCERICYPELQELETLDETERGDGGFGSTGRN; this is encoded by the exons ATGTTCTCTGCAGGTGTGAGGATCAGCGCTCGGAGACTGAACCACGCAAGATACTTCTGTTCCCGCAGCCATG CCGCGATGCCGTGCTCAGGAGTGACGGACGACGCCTCGGTGTCTCCTGTGAAGCGGAGCCGGGCTGAGGGGAGGACTGGAAGCGGCGGCAGCATCGTGCTGAAGTTCGCTAAGCTGTCCGCGCACGCCACGACTCCGAGCCGAGGCTCTGCTAAAGCCGCCGGCTTCGACCTGTACAG TGCATATGATTACTCCATTGCTCCAATGGACAAAGTCATAGTGAAGACGGACATCCAGATCGCCGTTCCTGCAGGGTGTTACGGCCGAGTGG CTCCTCGCTCTGGTCTGGCAGTGAAACACTTTATAGATGTTGGAG CTGGTGTGGTGGATGAGGACTACAGAGGAAACGTCGGCGTTGTTCTGTTCAACTTTGGCAAGGAGACGTTTGAAG TGAAAAAAGGAGACAGAGTGGCTCAGCTAGTGTGTGAGCGGATCTGCTATCCTGAGCTACAGGAGCTCGAG